The sequence below is a genomic window from Gossypium hirsutum isolate 1008001.06 chromosome A11, Gossypium_hirsutum_v2.1, whole genome shotgun sequence.
attttataaattataaaaggctaaattgaaaatttaccattaGTGGCCTCGCCACTGCCCAAAAATCCAAGATAATTTAGTGACAAAAAAGACAATTAAATCGttaagtgactattttgtaacttttattaattaagtaacaataaattataataaggtgattactaatgtaatttaccctaaaatttattacaaaagagaaaaaaaaaatgtgcaaagaaaaaaaaaaaagaaaacacgaAATACACGTTTACATGAGAATTGTACCTCTTCTCCTACTATTATATTATGGAGGCGGAACGCGTGGGGCCCACACGCCAATATCACGAATGGATAAGTGTGAACGGTCATAGTGGTTACATTTTTATGACGTCATGTATTACGTCAGTCTCACATGTATAATCTAAACAGTCGACAGAAAATGTCACGCGGCAAAATTAAGTAGGCAATGACGGCAATTAGGTAATTTTgcaaatttctttttttattattattaaagtatttgaaataaaattttctttaaaaaaggaATTTAAATCAGTAattgttttgaataaaaattatatgtaaaatatatataatttaaattaataatatttttctatttttttgtttaaaggtcttttttgaaaaaaaatattatgtatttattctcaaatttaaattaaaaaattctagaaaaaaaataaagtatacaTATGTTTCCATGCATTTattctcaaatttaaaaaaataaaaacgttAAAAACACCTTCCCAATCCTCTCAATATTGATATTAGCAAACCGGTCCctctaaaaaaatcaaagcaatttaATTCTTGTTAATTTCAAAATCGAACAATTAAAGACAATTAATCACGACGTTAATGTTTCTCATCATtgatacatatttttaattagtataataacaaattagcccttgaattttacacatttcatcaaattaacaaatttagctcaTAACATTTGAGTAAATgtgtaaatgtgtaaatgttgtcGTTATACtgatcaaaattatgtacaattgaggGAGACATTAACACTATGATTAATTGTCattagttgctcactttcaattttaacaaagattaaattgctttgctttttttcttttcttgaaagggatcaatttgctcaatatcaaaattaagaaggattgaaaatgcaatttttaccataaaaattcacaaaagcaatttaaaccttaaacccatattttttttccaaattttaaataaaaaaatttatattttatcttaaattttcatttttggaacTTTTATATATTACAAAATTGCAAACCCCTATGAGGAATATTCTAATATAAtgaaatacttttttttattgggAATATTTTATagataagaataaaataaattcaatacaCAATACAATGCATTGGTTCatataattttgattttcaaGTGTTACCGACATACCAAGATTTGGCatcattctatttattttattttattttattttatttttaaattttatttaattttttcattatcACAAAAATTTAAGCATCTATTAGATTCTTGTTCTTGGAGTGCTAATgacgtaaaaaaataattaaattaagatgCTTTTGATATCCAGAAattagtatttaatttatattttttaatgaaatttttgatgtattgtatttaatttatattttttattaaaatgcgATGTTGGTTTTTACGTTttgagaatattttaaaattaattttttttaaagttggaaaataaaatttaattattttaatttaaaatttttaatctgaTCATTAAATCTgatcattaatatttttattaaaatttatcaatatagtACGTTGATTTAGTTACTTCTATATGACACACGGAAAAATAAAtgtattgaattaaaattttaataaagaaataCCAATGCTAATAATTtgaccaaaattttaaattaaaaaaaattgtcatttttaaatatatttggaaaattttaaattggagttcTTCATCCTACCTAAATTGTTCAAagcatttgaaaatttttagtcGTAACTTTTGCCTTTTAGTCCACTAACtaccaaatttaaattaaatatctttttaatcgtaatcaaaatatttattcaGGACTAATCTCCTTATCGCGGATGACTAATCCTTACCATAATCGATAAGGTTGTAAAAATCTATACCCTAGATGACTAAATTACCCTTAACCTAAATTTCAATTCCGACAAATACAAAACCGAACACTATAAAACCGAACCCTACAAAACACTCAACTCATGCAAGAACTACGAGCATCTTGTAACCACCTCTCCCATCTCGACCATAgccaaaaaaaccctaaaaaccttaaaacccaaattaaactaTCGAACCAAGAAAAGCCGAGATAccaaatagaaaataaacatcAACCTGATAGTCTGATCAGTTCAATAATCGATCCGCGTCTGTATAAAAGTCattgtactttttttttcatcattaattatttttattattttttattacatgtAAATTCAAGTAAGGTTAAcgagagtgaaaaagaaagataagtTGACAAGTCAATCAAAAAGATGGGTAAAAAAATTAGGGTTCTTGTTCTGTACATGGATTTCAATGGACTTTTTACAGTCCCCAAATGCATATACCATTTTTACCCATAATTCTTTTAGTTGCCCTATCTAAAACATAACAGTAAAAAAAATGTCCCTATACCTCAAAAGTTTCGAAAATGTACGACGAGACTCGATCAGAAAACCCGTTTCCTTATCGGAAATGTCCCTTTCTGTAGCTGTGTTTAACTTTGACCAtcggaaaaaaaattgtttttttttctcttcttattTGATAGCTGAAATGTGGGGTTTCAGGTCATTTGTGTGCTTCCCATTTGTGTTATTGGTATATTCTTACACCCGAACACAGAAGAGACCGGGAAAGGCTATCTACACCGCTCGTCGAAACATGAgagagtgagagagagagagagagagaaacagACTATCTCCTTCCATTTGCCCATTGCCGGTTATGGTTACCGTGTTTGAAATGTGGATTTTTGTGGCCAGAACCTTGCTTTGGGAGATCATGCAACTCCATTACTTGTATCGTCCGTTTTCTCTTGGCTGTTAACACGAGAGATGTTAAGTTATAGACAGTTTTTGAGTTGAATAACAGAGGATTCGTAATGGGATTTTAGAGGGGAAATAGACGAACCGTTCTCGACTTGTTGATAACGCTCTTGTAGCTTCCTTTTTGTTGCCTCAAGCTTTCGTTGGACAGCAGCTTCATCCGAAGGCTTCAGTTTCTGATAGAAGAAAAGACGGTGGTCAGAAAAACAGTTTGAACATGCATGATCAAAGTATGTAGAGATAATTTTACTTACGTCTTGTTGGCTACGGAGGGGCTTTTTCGGGAAAGCCATTTTATCCGGTTTCTGCAGCGAGTTTGATTCGTTTGAGGCCTTTGGTTCGATATTATGTTTTGGAGGTTTCCCGGACCCAACATTTGTGCTTGATGGCTTGTTATTAGGCTTTGTAACGggttcttttctcttcatttgttGACTCTTATCATCCTTCAGGGCCAGATTTGCTTCACTTGATGTTTGCGGTTTCCGCTTTGATAAATTCCGGTTCTCCTCTGATGGTTTTCTTCCATTATTCCGGACAAAGTCCCCACTGCTTCCAGGATCTGAAACAACATTCCCCAGATCAAAATCGAGAATCTAAAGGCTCACAATCTATCTAAGCattagaaaggaaaaaaaatcaactcactTCCATCATCATCCATGCCATCGAAAAACTTCACATAACACCGGACCGGCAACAAAGGGGAAAAAATAATTCCAATCAGTCCACAAgcataatattaaaagaaaaaacacgAACACGTAAAGGTTAAAAAAGTAAAGACCTGCGAGAGCTCCATTGCTGTCGGTTGAGCAAAGAGAGCTTCCATGTCTAAAGGAGGAGACGGAAGCCCTTCTTCTTCCTCGTCTACTACTTCATCAACGGATGGATTCATAGATTCGGGAGTAACCCCTTCATTCACAAATTTCACGAATAAATACAAGACCAAAACACGAAGCAATGTCGGATTCCATGAATTACTGAATGCCAGTAAACTATTTCTTACCAGCAACAGCCTTTGTGGCACTAACCCACTCATCCACCAATTCCTTCCATCCACTGCAATACGTAAAAACCGGGTAAAATTTTACTTCTATACGTGTTCCGGGACAATATTAAATTAGTCAAGAAGAGCAAAACGGTCGAGATTAAAGCACCAGAAACAGAGGCATACATATAAATAACCAAGAGGAAATTAAAGTAAGTTGTTAAACCAGTGAAGTTCTCCGATTATCCCAACGGAAAAGACAGATTTAGTCAGAGCTAACAGTTTAACACTAAAAACCCAAACAATGATTGTCATTTATGAAGCCGACCACATTGAATGTATGCATTAAACATCATGTTCATCGCAGATCACAATCAATCGTTCAACATCGTTGAAGGAAAGGGAAATAAATCCGTACTCGATGAGAGTTTGTGCAAGATGACGGATCTGCTTCGACGAATGCTTTCTGACCCGGTTAACAGCCTTACCAATCCCAGTTGcctgaaaacgaaaaaaaatgaataaattacccTGTTTTTTGAGCACTACAATGGAAAAACGAAAAGAGAGAGAAAGGTTCCAATTGAAGTACCTCCAAAATATCCACTGTCAAAGCCATTAACTGAAGTTTCCTCAATGATTCTAACAGCACAGAATCGGGCTGCAACaaacattaaaaacaaaagaaaccattattcataaattatcatAACAAACCCGAAAAAAAAGCAATACATTGAAATTTATGTTGCTCCAACATGTGGATGTTGGGATACATATCCCATATCCGACGCTCATACTCGAGTTCAAGTAACATCAACAACCAACAAAACTATACATTGAAACAAATTCTAGAAAGATAATAAGTTAAAAATCTATGTTGCTCGAACTCTTCATTCTTCTTGAACTAATATTGAACATTCGCATCTAACATTTACGAGGATATGAACTTCCATGATCCTACAAATATAAGGAAAAACCTAGAAAACTCTATCATACACGTGTCAGATAGAAGCCG
It includes:
- the LOC121209483 gene encoding probable mediator of RNA polymerase II transcription subunit 26b, which gives rise to MAMKGRAIEQWRSYFRTTNSDIFDIIDHAIMVAALDCPKEFRLRRDRIAEKLFTCKLTRCSGCDRVELVLPEYEDDDNPTGCHGSFKREDEEEDGCGFFEAGGSKESKANSSRDDPLMNQIASNYSYGEAEALTDEIEEESMIVGEVFRIKEILHNCQDEPDSVLLESLRKLQLMALTVDILEATGIGKAVNRVRKHSSKQIRHLAQTLIDGWKELVDEWVSATKAVAGVTPESMNPSVDEVVDEEEEGLPSPPLDMEALFAQPTAMELSQFFDGMDDDGNPGSSGDFVRNNGRKPSEENRNLSKRKPQTSSEANLALKDDKSQQMKRKEPVTKPNNKPSSTNVGSGKPPKHNIEPKASNESNSLQKPDKMAFPKKPLRSQQDKLKPSDEAAVQRKLEATKRKLQERYQQVENAKRKRTIQVMELHDLPKQGSGHKNPHFKHGNHNRQWANGRR